A single region of the Pseudomonas sp. VD-NE ins genome encodes:
- a CDS encoding STAS domain-containing protein, translating to MERIPILQMGKFLLVTIQVDMHDQLALTLQDDLSERISKTSARGVLIDISALDMVDSFIGRMISTISGLSKIMDAETMLVGMQPAVAITLVELGLTLPGVSTALNVERGMKLLQERVDRQ from the coding sequence ATGGAAAGAATTCCTATTCTTCAAATGGGCAAGTTCCTGCTGGTGACCATTCAGGTCGACATGCATGACCAACTCGCCCTCACCTTGCAGGACGACTTGTCCGAGCGCATCAGCAAAACTTCGGCGCGCGGGGTGTTGATCGACATCTCGGCGCTGGACATGGTCGACTCGTTCATTGGCCGGATGATCAGCACGATCTCCGGCCTGTCGAAAATCATGGACGCCGAAACCATGCTGGTCGGCATGCAGCCGGCCGTGGCGATCACCCTGGTCGAACTCGGCCTGACCCTGCCCGGCGTCAGCACGGCATTGAATGTCGAGCGCGGGATGAAACTGCTGCAGGAACGAGTAGACCGGCAATGA
- a CDS encoding STAS domain-containing protein translates to MAALQNSTLDAMKNKQAQLLGEWINGLQASGATRNLKDHDLQQQTTEFLQLVVSGIENDNGTNIAAPGWEATRQFLEKLSHSRALLGQDSQQTASFIFALKGPLFNLLQNHYKDQPALLAEQLWEVSELLDAFGMHTIRTFQKSREAVIKRQQEELLELSTPVVKLWDGVLALPMIGTLDSQRTQVVMESLLQRIVDTGSEIAIIDITGVPTVDTLVAQHLLKTVTAIRLMGADCIISGVRPQIAQTIVHLGLDLQGVVTKANLADALKLALTRLGISIGKAV, encoded by the coding sequence ATGGCAGCACTGCAGAACAGCACACTCGATGCGATGAAAAACAAACAAGCACAACTGCTGGGCGAATGGATCAATGGCCTGCAAGCCAGCGGCGCCACGCGTAATCTGAAAGACCACGATCTGCAGCAACAAACCACCGAATTCCTGCAACTGGTGGTCAGTGGCATCGAGAACGACAACGGCACCAACATCGCCGCACCGGGTTGGGAAGCCACCCGCCAGTTCCTCGAAAAGCTCTCCCACAGTCGCGCCCTGCTCGGCCAGGACTCGCAGCAGACCGCGAGTTTCATCTTCGCCCTCAAAGGCCCACTGTTTAACCTGCTCCAGAACCATTACAAAGACCAACCGGCGCTGCTCGCCGAACAACTCTGGGAAGTGTCCGAGCTGCTGGACGCGTTCGGCATGCACACCATCCGCACCTTCCAGAAATCCCGTGAAGCGGTGATCAAGCGTCAACAGGAAGAACTTCTGGAGCTGTCGACCCCGGTGGTCAAGCTATGGGACGGCGTCCTGGCACTGCCGATGATCGGCACCCTCGACTCGCAGCGCACGCAAGTGGTGATGGAATCGCTGCTGCAACGCATCGTCGACACCGGCTCGGAAATCGCCATCATCGACATCACCGGCGTACCGACCGTCGACACCCTGGTTGCCCAGCACCTGCTGAAAACCGTGACCGCGATCCGCCTGATGGGCGCCGACTGCATCATCAGCGGCGTGCGTCCGCAAATTGCGCAAACCATCGTCCACCTCGGCCTCGACCTGCAAGGCGTGGTCACCAAGGCCAATCTGGCGGATGCGTTGAAACTGGCCCTGACCCGCCTGGGCATCAGCATCGGCAAAGCGGTCTGA
- a CDS encoding SCO family protein yields the protein MTALLTRRKVLAGMGVLGLGLLAGCDTRGQLSYKYGKDLSNKIMGRTFKLKNTDGETMTLSSFRGMMPMVFFGFTQCPAVCPTTLARAAKIKKLMGADGDRLQVIFITLDPERDTPEILDAYMKAFDPTFVALYGTLEETAATAKEFDVFYEKVPAGDTYTISHTATSYVYDSNGGLRLGLSTSLSAEQCTEDLLTVMEVC from the coding sequence ATGACGGCTTTGTTGACTCGCCGCAAGGTGCTTGCGGGAATGGGCGTGCTCGGGCTAGGCCTGCTCGCCGGCTGCGACACCCGCGGCCAACTGTCGTACAAGTACGGCAAGGATCTGAGTAACAAGATCATGGGGCGCACCTTCAAACTGAAGAACACCGACGGCGAAACCATGACGCTGTCGAGCTTTCGCGGCATGATGCCGATGGTCTTCTTCGGTTTCACCCAGTGCCCGGCAGTCTGCCCGACCACCCTCGCCCGCGCGGCGAAAATCAAGAAACTGATGGGCGCCGATGGCGATCGCTTGCAGGTGATCTTCATCACCCTCGATCCCGAACGCGACACGCCAGAAATCCTCGACGCCTACATGAAAGCCTTCGACCCGACCTTCGTTGCGCTGTACGGCACGCTTGAGGAAACCGCAGCCACGGCCAAGGAATTCGACGTGTTCTACGAGAAAGTCCCGGCCGGCGACACGTACACCATCTCGCACACCGCCACCAGTTACGTTTACGACTCCAACGGCGGCTTGCGCCTGGGTCTGTCCACCTCGCTTTCGGCAGAACAATGCACGGAAGATTTGCTTACTGTTATGGAGGTTTGCTGA
- a CDS encoding copper chaperone PCu(A)C has translation MQPVLNHLKRAFIGFSLLGLAFQATAAITVDDAWVRATVPTQSASGAFMTLTADSDSKLLSVATPAAKDVQIHEMTMKNDVMSMGPVKFVELPAGKAVKLDPNGYHVMLMGLTGQLKEGESVPLTLTVENAKGEKETIEVKAPVRALTNMEGHDHSKMH, from the coding sequence ATGCAACCTGTTCTGAACCACCTCAAACGCGCTTTCATCGGTTTTTCTCTGCTGGGTCTGGCATTCCAGGCGACCGCAGCGATCACAGTCGACGACGCCTGGGTCCGTGCCACCGTGCCGACCCAGTCCGCTAGCGGCGCGTTCATGACCCTCACCGCCGACAGCGACAGCAAGTTGCTCAGCGTCGCGACGCCAGCGGCCAAAGACGTGCAGATCCACGAAATGACCATGAAGAACGACGTCATGAGCATGGGCCCGGTGAAGTTCGTCGAGCTGCCGGCCGGCAAAGCGGTCAAGCTTGATCCGAACGGCTACCACGTGATGCTGATGGGCCTGACCGGTCAGCTCAAGGAAGGCGAAAGCGTGCCGCTGACCCTGACCGTGGAAAACGCCAAGGGCGAGAAAGAAACCATCGAGGTCAAAGCACCGGTGCGCGCACTGACCAACATGGAAGGTCACGATCACAGCAAAATGCATTGA
- the katG gene encoding catalase/peroxidase HPI, with translation MANESKCPFNHAAGGGTTNRDWWPNQLNLKILSQHSPKSDPLGKDFDYAKAFKSLDFQALKQDLNALMTDSQDWWPADFGHYGPLFIRMAWHSAGTYRTADGRGGAGSGQQRFAPLNSWPDNVSLDKARRLLWPIKQKYGRNISWADLIVLTGNVALESMGFKTFGFSGGRPDVWEPDEDVYWGSEHEWLGGDSRYGKDKSAMQEPGDGTLVTEPDLHGKEESRTDQGERNLENPLAAVQMGLIYVNPEGPEGNPDPVASAHDIRETFGRMAMNDEETVALIAGGHAFGKTHGAGPADNVGPEPEAAGLEEQGLGWRNAFGTGKGGDTITSGLEVTWTTTPTQWSNNYLENLFGFEWELSKSPAGAHQWIPKNGAGAGTVPHAHDPNKKLSPTMLTSDLALRFDPAYEQISRRFLANPDQLADAFARAWYKLIHRDMGPLSRYLGPELPNEELLWQDPIPAATHPLIDDSDATALKGKILASGLSVSQLVSTAWAAASTFRGSDKRGGANGGRLRLAPQKFWQANQPEQLANVLQTLEGIQNEFNGGAAGKKVSLADLIVLAGNAGVEQAAKNAGHSVSVPFNPGRTDASQEQTDVDSFGFLEPIADGFRNYSKGKYTVSAEALLIDKAQLLTLTAPEMTVLLGGLRVLNTNIGQTRHGVFTSQTEALTNDFFTNLLDMGVEWKPTSRDADEFEGRDRKTGSVKWTATRVDLVFGSNAQLRALAEVYASSDAKEQFVKDFVAAWTKVTNLDRFDLK, from the coding sequence ATGGCAAACGAATCGAAATGCCCGTTCAACCACGCCGCCGGTGGTGGTACGACGAACCGTGACTGGTGGCCGAATCAACTCAACCTGAAAATCCTCAGTCAGCATTCGCCAAAGTCCGACCCACTGGGCAAGGATTTCGACTACGCCAAAGCTTTCAAAAGCCTCGACTTTCAAGCCCTGAAACAAGATCTCAATGCGCTGATGACCGACTCCCAGGACTGGTGGCCGGCCGACTTCGGCCATTATGGCCCCCTCTTCATCCGCATGGCCTGGCACAGCGCCGGCACTTATCGCACCGCCGATGGCCGTGGTGGCGCCGGCTCCGGGCAACAACGCTTTGCACCGCTGAACAGCTGGCCGGACAACGTCAGCCTCGACAAGGCCCGGCGCCTGCTGTGGCCGATCAAACAGAAATATGGCCGCAATATTTCCTGGGCTGACCTGATCGTTCTCACCGGGAACGTCGCGCTGGAATCCATGGGCTTCAAAACCTTCGGTTTCTCCGGTGGCCGTCCCGATGTGTGGGAGCCGGATGAGGACGTGTACTGGGGCTCCGAGCACGAATGGCTGGGTGGCGACAGCCGTTACGGCAAAGACAAGTCCGCCATGCAGGAGCCCGGTGACGGCACGCTGGTGACTGAGCCGGATCTGCACGGCAAAGAAGAAAGCCGCACCGATCAGGGCGAACGCAATCTGGAAAACCCGCTCGCCGCCGTGCAGATGGGCCTGATCTACGTGAACCCCGAAGGTCCGGAAGGTAATCCTGACCCGGTCGCTTCAGCCCACGACATCCGTGAAACCTTTGGCCGCATGGCCATGAACGATGAAGAAACCGTCGCGTTGATCGCTGGCGGCCACGCCTTCGGGAAAACCCACGGCGCCGGTCCGGCCGATAACGTCGGGCCTGAGCCAGAAGCGGCCGGCCTCGAAGAGCAGGGCCTCGGCTGGCGCAACGCGTTCGGCACCGGCAAGGGTGGCGACACCATCACCAGCGGCCTGGAAGTGACCTGGACCACCACACCGACACAGTGGAGCAACAACTACCTGGAAAACCTGTTCGGCTTCGAGTGGGAACTGAGCAAAAGCCCGGCCGGTGCGCATCAATGGATTCCGAAAAACGGCGCTGGTGCCGGCACCGTTCCGCATGCCCATGATCCGAACAAAAAGCTTTCGCCGACCATGCTCACCTCCGACCTGGCGCTGCGTTTCGATCCGGCTTACGAGCAGATTTCCCGGCGTTTCCTCGCCAACCCGGATCAACTGGCCGACGCCTTCGCCCGCGCCTGGTACAAACTGATCCACCGCGACATGGGCCCGCTGTCGCGCTATCTCGGCCCGGAACTGCCGAACGAAGAACTGCTGTGGCAGGATCCGATTCCCGCTGCCACTCACCCGCTGATCGACGACAGCGACGCGACTGCGCTGAAAGGCAAAATCCTCGCGTCAGGGCTATCGGTATCGCAACTGGTCTCGACCGCATGGGCCGCTGCTTCGACGTTCCGCGGTTCGGACAAACGCGGCGGCGCCAACGGTGGTCGTCTGCGTCTGGCACCGCAGAAGTTCTGGCAGGCCAACCAGCCTGAACAACTGGCCAACGTGCTGCAAACCCTTGAGGGCATTCAGAACGAATTCAACGGCGGCGCTGCCGGCAAGAAAGTCTCACTGGCAGATCTGATCGTGCTGGCGGGGAATGCCGGGGTCGAGCAAGCGGCGAAAAACGCCGGGCACTCCGTCTCCGTGCCGTTCAATCCGGGGCGTACGGACGCCTCGCAAGAGCAAACGGATGTTGACTCGTTTGGCTTCCTTGAACCGATTGCCGATGGCTTCCGCAACTACAGCAAAGGCAAATACACCGTCTCGGCCGAGGCATTGTTGATCGACAAGGCGCAACTGCTGACGCTCACCGCACCGGAAATGACTGTGCTGCTGGGTGGCTTGCGGGTGTTGAACACCAACATCGGGCAAACCCGGCATGGTGTGTTCACCTCGCAAACTGAAGCGCTGACCAACGACTTCTTCACCAACCTGCTGGACATGGGTGTGGAGTGGAAGCCGACTTCAAGGGATGCGGATGAGTTCGAAGGACGCGACCGTAAAACCGGCAGCGTGAAGTGGACGGCGACGCGGGTTGATCTGGTGTTTGGTTCCAACGCGCAACTGCGGGCATTGGCTGAGGTGTATGCCAGCTCGGATGCCAAGGAGCAGTTTGTTAAGGACTTTGTGGCGGCGTGGACGAAGGTAACGAATCTGGATCGGTTTGATTTGAAGTAG
- a CDS encoding helix-turn-helix transcriptional regulator: protein MKNRLKELRAERKWSQVDLAERLSVSRQTINAIENERYDPSLPLAFQIARAFEMPIESIFDDGEP from the coding sequence ATGAAAAACCGCCTCAAGGAACTGCGCGCCGAGCGCAAATGGTCGCAGGTCGATCTGGCTGAACGCCTGAGCGTGTCGCGTCAGACCATCAACGCGATTGAAAACGAACGCTACGACCCGAGCCTGCCACTGGCCTTTCAGATTGCCCGGGCGTTCGAGATGCCGATTGAAAGCATTTTTGATGATGGCGAACCTTGA
- a CDS encoding efflux transporter outer membrane subunit codes for MLTLRLSLLSIAVLMGGCSLIPEYQRPASPTAAQYPAATQPATSSGDWRTLFTDPALQQLIESALINNRDLRVAALNVEAFQAQYRIQRADLLPAVSANANELRQRMPPSVTQGKALINSTYSVNLGISAYELDFFGRVRSLSEQALQIWLSTEEARRSAELSLVANVANAYLTWRADQELLQLTRDTLAADEQSLHLTTRNREAGKSSALEQAQAQTSVDSSRANLARYQRQVAQDLNSLTLLVGAPVPEALPGRPLASDLVRQLPAGLPSDLLQRRPDILQAEYKLKAANANIGAARAAFFPSVSLTANAGTSSRDLSGLFGGGSGAWTFQPQISLPIFNAGSLRASLDYSKLQKDVAVAEYEKSIQTAFQEVADGLAARSTYQQQLQAQRDLVAATQTYYNLAQNRYKNGVDSSLTFLDAQRSLFSSQQGLITDRLAQLVAEVNLYTALGGGWQGDEPRVQ; via the coding sequence ATGTTGACGTTGCGACTTTCCCTGCTGTCCATCGCGGTGCTGATGGGCGGTTGTTCATTGATTCCCGAGTATCAGCGCCCCGCTTCCCCCACCGCAGCGCAGTACCCGGCAGCAACGCAGCCAGCCACGAGCAGTGGGGACTGGCGCACGCTGTTCACGGATCCGGCGCTGCAACAACTGATCGAAAGCGCGCTGATCAACAACCGCGACCTGCGCGTGGCGGCATTGAATGTCGAAGCCTTCCAGGCGCAATACCGCATTCAGCGCGCCGACCTGCTGCCGGCGGTGTCGGCCAACGCCAATGAGTTGCGCCAGCGCATGCCGCCGAGCGTGACCCAAGGCAAAGCGCTGATCAACTCAACGTACTCGGTCAACCTCGGTATCAGCGCTTATGAGCTGGATTTCTTCGGTCGCGTGCGCAGCCTCAGCGAACAGGCGTTGCAGATCTGGCTCTCGACCGAAGAGGCGCGACGCAGTGCCGAGCTGAGTCTGGTCGCCAACGTCGCCAACGCCTACCTGACCTGGCGCGCCGATCAGGAGCTGCTGCAACTGACCCGCGACACCCTTGCCGCCGATGAACAGAGCCTGCACCTGACCACGCGCAATCGCGAGGCTGGCAAGTCTTCGGCGCTGGAGCAGGCGCAGGCGCAGACCAGCGTCGACAGTTCACGGGCCAATCTGGCGCGCTACCAGCGTCAGGTCGCTCAGGACCTGAACAGCCTGACGTTGCTGGTCGGCGCGCCAGTGCCCGAGGCCCTGCCCGGCCGTCCGCTGGCCAGCGATCTGGTCCGGCAACTGCCCGCCGGTCTGCCCTCGGATCTGCTGCAACGGCGTCCGGACATCCTTCAGGCGGAATACAAACTGAAAGCGGCCAATGCCAATATCGGTGCGGCGCGGGCGGCATTTTTCCCCAGTGTCAGCCTGACCGCCAATGCCGGGACGTCGAGTCGAGATCTGTCCGGACTGTTCGGCGGCGGCTCTGGCGCCTGGACCTTTCAGCCGCAGATCAGCCTGCCGATTTTCAATGCCGGCAGCCTGCGCGCGAGTCTGGATTATTCGAAGTTGCAGAAAGATGTGGCGGTGGCCGAATATGAAAAGTCGATCCAGACCGCGTTTCAGGAAGTCGCCGACGGCCTCGCCGCGCGCAGCACCTATCAGCAGCAATTGCAGGCGCAGCGCGATCTGGTCGCGGCCACTCAGACCTATTACAACCTCGCGCAGAATCGTTACAAGAACGGCGTCGACAGCAGCCTGACGTTCCTCGATGCGCAGCGTTCGCTGTTCAGTTCACAGCAAGGCCTGATCACCGATCGCCTCGCGCAACTGGTCGCCGAGGTCAATCTGTATACCGCGCTCGGCGGCGGCTGGCAGGGAGATGAACCGCGCGTGCAGTGA
- a CDS encoding LTA synthase family protein has protein sequence MSALFNRLRQPYTRLFSLIVLVLVVPVCLRAALGWSAPLGYLSDLAIGSLLVMLLHRRAWWLALPVLLFWGLLAVATAELVSAVGRLPTPSDIHYLIDPQFVENSTGGGLAHPALGITLLLALVLWLLTQFAGRNLPRPPLPRAVWSAPLVLFAAHWGAQNLWPSEADPWRQYNLPHQLLATEVADLQIQAEEWLDGDVEEPAPAMAGLTDVDLNGQKLLAAPGQARNVLIIALEGIPGAYIRANREAIGSHYQEDLMPNLSRWAERGMNTPDYVLHTHQTIRGLYAMLCGDYDKLNNGTPKGVEMLTLNERNQACLPAQLREHGFSTHYLQGAGLRFMAKDKIMPHIGFDATHGLEWFSNSNYLEFPWGKDDKAFFEGALDYVGQLKKQKKPWMLTLLTVGTHQPYSAPEQYLERYETPKQAAVGYLDDALEQFLSGLERQGVLKDTLVVITSDESHGIDGVRLASSWGFNLTLAPEHEQLPRLNKGVYGHVDLSTSILDYFDLPVPSALSGRSLFRDYDSGREIMSFTNGKLRYHNGQGIFSECDMPRRCRYYESAGFIAESATYKGNYSGHPARQIAARANALDLSLLRTPLNHRYQFGSTNVIPLQAQINDDWADNLIGAQYLEMPKGSHTRVRLTVRSVDPQQAAYIQLKAKEFEQDVQIGLPQEMVATADQPLEMNFSFDNPQERKAFSFHLLGYGLGAVEVTDFSVITELPGQEDILDDVPEDDTAQST, from the coding sequence GTGAGCGCTCTTTTTAACCGGTTACGGCAGCCGTATACCCGCCTCTTTTCGCTGATTGTTCTGGTGCTGGTGGTGCCGGTGTGCCTGCGTGCGGCACTGGGTTGGTCGGCACCGCTGGGCTATTTGTCGGATCTGGCCATTGGTAGCCTGTTGGTGATGTTGCTGCATCGCCGGGCGTGGTGGCTGGCCCTGCCGGTGTTGCTGTTCTGGGGATTGCTGGCGGTGGCCACGGCGGAACTGGTCAGCGCGGTCGGTCGTTTGCCGACGCCTTCCGACATTCATTATCTGATCGATCCGCAGTTCGTTGAGAACTCTACCGGTGGCGGGCTGGCCCATCCGGCACTGGGCATCACTTTGCTGCTGGCCTTGGTGCTCTGGTTGCTGACACAGTTCGCCGGTCGCAACCTGCCGCGTCCCCCGCTCCCCCGCGCAGTCTGGAGCGCGCCGCTGGTGCTGTTCGCCGCGCACTGGGGCGCGCAGAACCTGTGGCCGAGCGAAGCGGATCCGTGGCGCCAGTACAACCTTCCGCACCAGTTGCTGGCCACCGAAGTCGCCGATCTGCAGATCCAGGCCGAGGAATGGCTGGACGGCGATGTCGAAGAACCCGCGCCGGCCATGGCCGGTCTCACCGACGTCGACCTCAACGGGCAGAAATTGCTGGCCGCACCGGGTCAGGCGCGCAACGTGCTGATCATCGCGCTGGAAGGCATTCCCGGTGCTTACATCCGCGCCAACCGCGAAGCCATCGGCAGCCATTATCAGGAAGACCTGATGCCCAACCTCAGCCGCTGGGCCGAGCGCGGCATGAACACCCCGGATTACGTGCTGCATACGCACCAGACCATTCGCGGTCTGTACGCGATGCTCTGCGGCGATTACGACAAACTCAACAATGGCACGCCCAAAGGCGTGGAAATGCTCACCCTCAACGAGCGCAATCAGGCCTGCCTGCCGGCGCAACTGCGGGAACACGGCTTCAGCACGCACTATCTGCAAGGTGCCGGGCTGCGTTTCATGGCCAAAGACAAGATCATGCCGCACATCGGTTTCGATGCGACTCATGGTCTGGAATGGTTCAGCAACAGCAACTATCTGGAGTTCCCGTGGGGCAAGGATGACAAGGCATTTTTCGAAGGTGCGCTGGATTATGTCGGCCAACTGAAAAAACAGAAAAAGCCGTGGATGCTGACGCTGCTGACCGTCGGCACCCATCAGCCCTACTCCGCACCCGAGCAATACCTGGAGCGGTACGAAACGCCGAAACAGGCCGCCGTCGGTTATCTCGACGATGCACTGGAGCAATTCCTCAGCGGCCTCGAACGCCAGGGCGTTCTGAAAGACACGCTGGTGGTGATCACTTCGGACGAATCCCACGGCATCGACGGCGTGCGTCTGGCCTCGTCGTGGGGTTTCAATCTGACCCTGGCGCCGGAACATGAACAACTGCCACGGCTGAACAAAGGCGTGTATGGCCATGTCGATCTGAGCACCTCGATCCTCGACTACTTCGACCTGCCGGTGCCTTCGGCGCTGAGCGGCCGCTCGCTGTTTCGCGACTACGACAGCGGCCGCGAAATCATGTCGTTCACCAACGGCAAGCTGCGCTATCACAACGGTCAGGGGATTTTTTCCGAGTGCGACATGCCACGTCGCTGCCGTTATTACGAAAGCGCCGGTTTCATCGCCGAAAGCGCCACGTACAAAGGCAACTACAGCGGTCATCCGGCCCGGCAGATCGCCGCCCGCGCCAACGCCCTCGACCTGTCGCTGCTGCGTACGCCGCTCAATCATCGCTATCAGTTCGGCAGCACCAACGTCATCCCGCTGCAAGCACAGATCAACGATGACTGGGCCGACAACCTGATCGGCGCGCAGTACCTGGAAATGCCCAAAGGCTCGCACACCCGCGTGCGCCTCACCGTGCGTTCAGTCGATCCGCAACAAGCGGCGTACATTCAGCTCAAGGCCAAGGAATTTGAACAGGACGTGCAGATCGGTCTGCCGCAGGAGATGGTCGCAACTGCCGACCAGCCACTGGAAATGAACTTCAGCTTCGACAACCCGCAAGAGCGCAAAGCGTTTTCTTTTCATTTGCTGGGGTATGGATTGGGCGCGGTTGAGGTGACGGATTTCAGTGTGATCACTGAACTGCCGGGGCAAGAGGACATTCTTGACGACGTGCCGGAGGACGACACGGCCCAATCCACCTGA
- a CDS encoding helix-turn-helix transcriptional regulator, whose protein sequence is MNLTGSIRNRENPHFYWQLGELIASTGDDHFATNMFQLVDTLVPVNRVDLSEWTLDERQASVVDIKPLGSAGPAQTCAPPDLLESPDDHPLLQKMIEMNDSLLIQLKASLQPRHPQHSAHQCNLVSRTSHRRCVISFYRPHTQRVFSLPELSFLKSLSDTLLPLIERHAQINRQILARQPRQPLAELDQAPLAQVFDERLALSDIALSVREKEVCLGLLTGGTVPQMAEKLRVKNSSIETYLKRATAKLGVSGRHGLAKWMAGA, encoded by the coding sequence ATGAATCTGACCGGCAGTATTCGTAATAGGGAAAACCCGCATTTCTACTGGCAATTGGGTGAGCTGATTGCCAGCACCGGCGATGATCACTTCGCCACGAACATGTTCCAGTTGGTCGACACGCTGGTGCCGGTCAACCGCGTGGATCTGAGTGAGTGGACGCTGGATGAGCGTCAGGCCAGTGTGGTCGACATCAAACCGTTGGGCAGCGCCGGTCCGGCACAGACGTGTGCCCCGCCCGATCTGCTGGAGAGCCCCGATGATCATCCGCTGTTGCAGAAGATGATCGAAATGAACGACTCGCTGCTGATTCAACTGAAAGCCTCGCTCCAGCCTCGCCATCCGCAGCACAGCGCCCATCAATGCAATCTGGTTTCGCGTACGTCCCACCGCCGTTGCGTGATTTCGTTTTACCGACCGCATACCCAACGGGTGTTTTCCCTGCCGGAGCTGTCGTTTCTCAAAAGCCTGTCCGACACCCTGCTGCCGCTGATCGAACGTCACGCGCAGATCAATCGGCAAATCCTCGCCCGGCAACCGCGCCAACCGTTGGCCGAACTGGATCAGGCGCCGCTGGCACAGGTGTTCGATGAGCGCCTGGCATTAAGCGACATCGCCCTGTCAGTGCGCGAAAAAGAAGTCTGCCTCGGCCTGTTGACCGGCGGCACCGTGCCGCAAATGGCGGAAAAGTTGCGGGTGAAAAACAGTTCGATCGAGACGTACCTGAAACGCGCCACCGCCAAACTCGGCGTCAGTGGCCGCCATGGTCTGGCGAAATGGATGGCCGGGGCCTGA
- a CDS encoding anti-sigma regulatory factor, whose amino-acid sequence MTVRSSGTQPIHIEQDVVLARQTARKLATECGMRLIDLTKMVTAVSELARNTMVYGGGGDMDWQILDEDHKVGLRLTFRDEGPGIPDLKLAMTDGWTSGSGMGLGLTGAKRLVEEFELDTEPGKGTRITITRWT is encoded by the coding sequence ATGACCGTACGCAGCAGCGGTACTCAACCCATCCACATCGAACAGGATGTCGTGCTCGCGCGCCAGACCGCCCGCAAACTGGCCACCGAATGCGGGATGCGCCTGATCGACCTGACCAAAATGGTCACAGCGGTCAGCGAACTGGCGCGTAACACCATGGTTTACGGTGGCGGCGGCGACATGGACTGGCAGATCCTCGATGAGGATCACAAGGTCGGTCTGCGCTTGACCTTCCGCGACGAAGGCCCGGGCATTCCCGACCTGAAACTGGCGATGACCGACGGCTGGACCTCGGGCAGCGGCATGGGCCTGGGCCTGACCGGGGCAAAACGCCTGGTCGAAGAGTTCGAACTGGACACCGAGCCCGGCAAGGGCACTCGCATAACGATTACCCGATGGACATGA
- a CDS encoding ABC transporter substrate-binding protein encodes MATLKRSALTLLAASLAASALFSTAAQAEGKISIAQQFGIGYLILDVVRDQNLIEKHGKAQGLDIKVDWNSISGATAMNEALLTGSLDVVSAGVPPMLTVWDRTKGKQNVKAIAALGSMPNYLLTNNPNIKTLKDFTDKDRIAVPAAGVGFQSRTLQIETAKEFGDAQYKKFDDISVSLPHPDATAALIAGGSEINSHFSSPPFQYQALQNPNVHKVLSSYDVLGGQATFNVLYTTEKFHDENPKTYKAFYDALAEAEKIIKADKPAAAQAYIRVEQSKLPLALVEQIVKDPEIDFTVVPQRTFIYAEKLQELGVLKNKADSWKDYFFEEAHGGAGS; translated from the coding sequence ATGGCCACACTCAAACGTTCCGCACTGACTCTGTTGGCCGCCTCCCTGGCCGCGAGTGCGTTGTTCAGCACCGCCGCTCAGGCCGAGGGCAAGATCAGCATCGCCCAGCAATTCGGCATCGGTTATCTGATCCTCGATGTGGTGCGCGATCAGAACCTCATCGAAAAACACGGCAAGGCGCAGGGCCTCGACATCAAGGTCGACTGGAACAGCATCTCCGGCGCCACGGCGATGAACGAGGCGTTGCTTACCGGCTCGCTCGACGTGGTGTCTGCCGGTGTGCCGCCGATGCTCACTGTGTGGGATCGCACCAAAGGCAAACAGAACGTCAAAGCCATCGCCGCACTGGGTTCGATGCCCAACTATTTGCTGACCAACAACCCGAACATCAAGACGCTCAAGGACTTTACCGATAAGGATCGGATTGCTGTGCCGGCCGCCGGTGTCGGCTTCCAGTCGCGCACCTTGCAGATCGAAACCGCCAAGGAATTCGGCGACGCCCAGTACAAGAAATTCGACGACATCTCGGTCAGTCTGCCGCACCCCGATGCGACGGCCGCGTTGATCGCCGGCGGCTCGGAAATCAACTCGCACTTCTCCAGCCCGCCGTTTCAGTACCAGGCCCTGCAGAACCCCAACGTGCACAAAGTGCTGAGTTCCTACGACGTGCTCGGCGGCCAGGCGACGTTCAACGTGCTCTACACCACGGAAAAATTCCACGACGAAAACCCGAAGACCTACAAGGCGTTCTATGACGCGCTGGCCGAGGCCGAGAAGATCATCAAGGCCGACAAACCGGCGGCGGCTCAGGCGTACATTCGTGTCGAGCAATCGAAGTTGCCGCTGGCTCTGGTTGAGCAAATCGTCAAAGACCCGGAAATCGATTTTACCGTGGTGCCGCAGCGCACCTTTATCTACGCCGAGAAATTGCAGGAGCTGGGCGTGCTGAAGAACAAGGCCGACAGCTGGAAGGATTACTTCTTTGAAGAGGCGCATGGCGGCGCGGGGAGTTGA